From one Arenicella chitinivorans genomic stretch:
- a CDS encoding ABC transporter ATP-binding protein → MLKIDNVSKTYPNGVAALKSVNLQIDKGLFGLLGPNGAGKSTLMRTLATLQPTDQGQIDFNGINVLTQPNELRQRLGYLPQDFGVYPRVSALDLLTHLAILKGIHNKAERKEVVDGLLAQTNLYQHRKKAVSGYSGGMRQRFGIAQALLGDPDLLIVDEPTAGLDPEERNRFHNLLVSLGAEKVIILSTHIVEDVSELCAKMAVLGDGQILLEGNPLEVTSQLDGRIWRRTVAPEDVAAIESDMTVISKRLHAGQSVLHVLADAAPAGFESTPANLEDVYFSTLIQARNAA, encoded by the coding sequence ATGCTCAAAATCGACAATGTTTCCAAGACTTATCCAAATGGCGTGGCTGCGCTGAAATCCGTCAACCTGCAAATCGATAAAGGCCTGTTCGGATTACTGGGGCCGAACGGTGCTGGTAAATCCACCTTGATGCGTACGCTGGCAACCTTGCAACCGACAGATCAAGGCCAAATTGACTTTAATGGCATCAACGTACTGACTCAACCCAACGAGTTGCGTCAACGTCTTGGCTATTTGCCGCAGGATTTTGGTGTGTATCCCCGCGTTAGCGCACTCGACCTTCTAACACATCTGGCAATCCTGAAAGGCATTCACAACAAAGCAGAGCGCAAAGAGGTGGTGGACGGCTTGCTCGCGCAAACTAATTTGTATCAACATCGTAAGAAAGCCGTGAGCGGTTACTCGGGCGGCATGCGCCAACGATTCGGCATCGCACAAGCATTGTTGGGAGACCCGGACTTACTGATCGTGGATGAGCCAACCGCGGGGTTAGACCCAGAAGAACGCAACCGGTTTCATAATTTGCTGGTGAGTTTGGGCGCCGAAAAAGTCATTATTCTGTCGACACACATCGTGGAAGACGTGTCTGAATTGTGTGCCAAGATGGCGGTGCTCGGCGACGGACAAATTCTGCTCGAAGGCAATCCGTTAGAGGTTACCAGTCAATTAGATGGCCGTATCTGGCGCAGGACGGTGGCACCGGAGGATGTCGCCGCCATTGAGTCTGATATGACCGTGATCTCGAAACGCCTGCACGCAGGACAATCGGTGTTGCATGTGCTCGCCGATGCGGCGCCCGCAGGGTTTGAGAGCACGCCAGCAAACCTGGAAGACGTGTATTTCTCTACCTTGATTCAAGCGCGCAACGCGGCGTAA
- a CDS encoding ABC transporter permease/M1 family aminopeptidase produces the protein MFLKMLAFEWRYFVRQPSFIVTCLVFFLLPFLAMVVPQVQIGSGGNVLFNSPYAIAQVLLILSIFSMFMVVNFVGDTALRNETSQMAEIIYTKPIRPLGYQLGRFVGAYLICVTVFAMVPLGTLVGTWMPSVDSERLGPLNLAAYLQPFVIFSITTLFILAAVFYAVAQRSRSLMLVYMFALGLFVAYTLAGQVFDEPHQRFMRAITDPFGLNAYRDFTRYWTPFERNGALAGMTGVILQNRLLWLGIGVAALLLGGRLFRPLTVFNRAVKPAKQQADHAPAPTLTFHRTKGSAGKWWPQFITRTKFEMRQVFLSPAFLLLSAFSAMQLIAQMLLGGGSFGTENWPLTKNMVDMVVGGFALLTIIVVAYYTAEVVWREHTVGMHELVDSTPASNSVFWASKVVAVVAVLVAIHLFAMAITIVYQLLSGYTNLDLVQYGVSVFYFYLLPITMLVILAFFIQTLSPGKYIGLLIFFAYAMMELVLPQLGIEHNMANYGGSPDLVYSDMNGYGLFLAPHNWYMLYWSGLAVVFAVLSYGLWRRGTLTSLKSRWRLLGYQLGRGGFATIAVALMVFVAAGSYIFYNTRVLNTFVGAEQFKDRQAKYEKNYSQYRDDPLPITKRVDVEVAIYPADRRVVATANIDVVNTGQEPIERFLVSLPQHLKTGTVAIHGGKFELSDPELRAGWFVFNTPMQPGERRAGVLTAEIDHQGFKDRGHDFTVVENGTFINNAQLLPQFGYQSRFQLVDQHDRRKRDLEPVQRAYLLEDESRYTESFFDRSIDFIEFSATISTDADQIAMAPGYLEKEWQKDGRRYFRYVMDQPMVNFFSITSGRYAVLNESHDGVAIEVYYHPEHNWNLQTMVDSTKDSLNYFQAAFGPYQHKQFRIIEFPGYRSFAQSFANTIPYSEEIGFTADLRDEDNIDYVYYVTAHEMAHQWWGHQLGAANVQGSAILSETLSQYSALVVMQQRYGETALRKFLTYELDRYLTGRTSELIEEMPLLRAEDQSYIHYRKGSVVMMALRHHLGETRINAALKALLEEYRYQSDPYPTTLDLVRHLKTGTSDTEQDLIDALFNQITLYDLRAEEVAQQALEDGRYELSFTVHAQQFSADGTGKETEQPFSESVEIVTFDGDPNDFAAGSKVLDQKRVTLVSGSNTVKLVVDSLPKYIGVDPFVRFIDRDTGNNILKL, from the coding sequence ATGTTCCTAAAAATGCTCGCCTTTGAATGGCGTTATTTCGTACGTCAGCCATCGTTTATCGTGACGTGTCTGGTGTTTTTCTTACTGCCTTTCTTGGCCATGGTCGTGCCTCAGGTACAGATTGGCTCTGGTGGCAACGTCTTATTTAACAGTCCCTACGCCATCGCACAGGTGTTGTTGATTCTAAGTATTTTCAGCATGTTCATGGTGGTGAATTTTGTTGGTGACACCGCCTTGCGCAATGAGACCAGCCAGATGGCTGAGATCATCTATACCAAGCCGATTCGCCCGCTCGGGTATCAGTTAGGTCGATTTGTTGGCGCCTACCTGATCTGTGTGACGGTGTTTGCGATGGTGCCATTGGGTACTTTGGTGGGCACTTGGATGCCCTCGGTGGATTCGGAACGATTGGGACCACTAAATTTGGCCGCGTATCTGCAACCATTTGTCATCTTCTCGATCACGACGCTGTTTATCTTAGCGGCGGTTTTTTACGCGGTCGCTCAACGATCCCGCAGCTTAATGCTGGTTTACATGTTTGCGCTCGGGCTGTTCGTGGCTTATACCCTGGCAGGCCAAGTGTTCGATGAACCGCATCAACGTTTTATGCGCGCTATTACCGACCCATTTGGTTTGAATGCTTACCGTGACTTCACGCGTTACTGGACGCCGTTCGAACGGAACGGAGCGCTAGCTGGGATGACTGGCGTTATTTTGCAGAACCGTTTGTTGTGGCTCGGTATCGGGGTAGCGGCATTGTTGCTCGGCGGTCGTCTGTTTCGACCCTTAACCGTGTTCAATCGAGCAGTTAAACCGGCTAAGCAACAAGCCGACCATGCGCCGGCACCAACGCTGACATTTCACCGTACCAAAGGTAGTGCTGGAAAGTGGTGGCCACAGTTTATAACGCGCACAAAATTTGAGATGCGTCAGGTATTTTTAAGTCCTGCATTTTTGTTGTTGAGCGCTTTTTCTGCAATGCAGCTGATTGCTCAGATGTTACTGGGCGGCGGTTCCTTTGGGACTGAAAACTGGCCGTTAACCAAAAACATGGTCGACATGGTGGTCGGGGGCTTCGCGTTGCTAACCATTATTGTGGTGGCCTATTACACCGCAGAGGTCGTGTGGCGTGAACACACGGTTGGTATGCACGAATTGGTTGATAGCACGCCCGCCTCAAACAGCGTATTTTGGGCGTCCAAGGTGGTGGCGGTGGTGGCCGTGTTGGTGGCCATTCACTTGTTTGCGATGGCGATCACTATCGTCTACCAATTGCTGTCTGGGTACACAAACCTTGATCTTGTTCAGTACGGCGTCAGCGTATTTTATTTTTACCTGCTGCCCATTACGATGCTGGTGATACTCGCCTTTTTTATTCAGACCTTAAGCCCGGGCAAATACATCGGTTTGCTGATTTTCTTTGCCTACGCGATGATGGAGTTGGTGCTGCCACAGCTTGGCATCGAGCACAATATGGCGAACTACGGCGGCTCTCCTGATCTGGTTTACTCCGATATGAACGGCTACGGATTGTTCCTTGCGCCACATAACTGGTACATGCTGTATTGGTCTGGTTTGGCGGTGGTATTCGCCGTACTGAGTTATGGTTTGTGGCGACGCGGCACATTAACGTCGCTGAAATCGCGATGGCGCTTGCTCGGGTATCAGCTGGGTCGCGGCGGCTTCGCGACCATCGCGGTAGCGCTAATGGTGTTCGTTGCTGCTGGAAGCTACATTTTCTATAACACGCGGGTTCTGAATACCTTTGTCGGCGCCGAACAGTTTAAGGACAGGCAGGCTAAGTATGAAAAGAACTATAGCCAGTATCGAGATGACCCGTTGCCGATCACCAAACGCGTGGACGTTGAGGTGGCTATCTATCCGGCGGATCGCCGAGTGGTTGCTACGGCAAACATTGACGTCGTGAACACAGGACAGGAGCCAATCGAGCGCTTCTTAGTGTCCTTGCCACAACACCTCAAAACTGGCACTGTGGCGATCCACGGCGGCAAATTCGAGCTAAGTGACCCTGAATTGCGTGCCGGCTGGTTCGTGTTTAATACGCCAATGCAACCAGGCGAGCGTCGCGCTGGGGTACTCACAGCCGAGATAGATCACCAAGGTTTTAAGGACCGAGGCCATGATTTTACCGTGGTCGAGAACGGCACGTTTATCAATAACGCACAACTGTTGCCGCAATTCGGCTATCAATCACGTTTTCAACTCGTCGATCAACATGACCGTCGAAAACGTGATCTCGAACCTGTTCAGCGCGCGTACCTTCTGGAAGATGAAAGCCGATACACCGAGAGCTTTTTTGATCGTTCTATCGACTTTATTGAATTCAGCGCGACCATTTCGACCGACGCAGACCAAATTGCGATGGCACCCGGGTATCTTGAGAAAGAATGGCAGAAAGACGGTCGACGGTATTTCCGGTATGTGATGGACCAACCCATGGTGAATTTTTTCAGCATCACTTCGGGGCGTTACGCCGTGCTCAACGAGTCTCACGACGGCGTCGCCATCGAAGTGTATTACCACCCTGAGCACAACTGGAATTTGCAAACCATGGTGGATTCCACTAAAGATTCTCTGAACTACTTTCAGGCTGCGTTTGGGCCGTATCAGCACAAGCAATTCCGCATCATCGAGTTTCCGGGCTACCGCAGTTTTGCCCAGAGTTTTGCGAATACCATTCCCTACTCGGAAGAGATCGGTTTTACTGCAGACCTGCGCGACGAAGACAACATCGATTATGTCTACTATGTGACAGCACATGAAATGGCCCACCAATGGTGGGGGCACCAACTGGGTGCCGCTAATGTGCAAGGCTCAGCGATTTTATCGGAAACGCTCTCTCAGTACAGCGCACTGGTGGTCATGCAGCAACGCTACGGCGAAACAGCTTTGCGTAAATTTCTGACCTACGAGTTGGATCGCTACCTCACCGGGCGCACCAGCGAATTGATTGAAGAAATGCCGCTGTTGCGGGCTGAAGACCAGTCGTACATTCATTATCGCAAAGGGTCGGTGGTGATGATGGCATTACGGCACCACCTGGGCGAAACACGTATCAACGCTGCCCTTAAAGCGCTACTCGAAGAGTACCGTTATCAGAGTGACCCGTATCCAACGACACTGGACTTGGTGCGGCACCTGAAAACCGGCACTAGCGACACCGAACAAGACTTGATCGATGCCTTGTTTAATCAGATAACCTTGTACGATCTGCGGGCAGAAGAGGTGGCACAACAAGCGTTGGAAGACGGGCGATACGAGCTCAGCTTCACCGTGCACGCGCAGCAATTCAGCGCCGACGGCACGGGTAAGGAAACCGAGCAGCCATTTTCAGAGTCGGTGGAGATCGTGACCTTCGATGGCGATCCTAATGACTTTGCGGCCGGATCTAAGGTGCTGGATCAGAAACGCGTTACTCTGGTGTCGGGTAGCAATACCGTCAAGCTTGTGGTGGACTCATTACCCAAGTACATCGGTGTCGATCCCTTCGTGCGGTTTATTGATCGCGACACGGGTAACAACATTCTCAAGTTGTAA
- a CDS encoding YigZ family protein — protein MKIQQIANVLTDKGSKYAVSGAQVASRDDVQKVLKKLCQKKKFAKATHNTWAVIFADGEQVKDDDGESGAGNIMLKILDQAQLHNRLIIVTRWYGGVHLGADRFRHVRTCVTEFMQEFCR, from the coding sequence ATGAAAATCCAACAAATAGCCAACGTGCTGACCGACAAAGGGTCTAAATACGCGGTCAGTGGCGCTCAGGTAGCGTCTCGAGATGACGTTCAGAAAGTTCTGAAAAAGCTCTGTCAGAAGAAGAAATTCGCCAAAGCCACGCACAACACCTGGGCCGTGATTTTCGCCGATGGCGAACAAGTCAAAGACGACGATGGCGAGAGTGGGGCAGGCAATATCATGCTAAAAATACTCGATCAGGCACAACTTCATAATCGCCTCATTATCGTCACACGCTGGTACGGCGGCGTGCACTTAGGCGCGGATCGTTTTCGTCATGTCCGGACGTGTGTGACGGAGTTCATGCAAGAGTTTTGTCGCTAA
- a CDS encoding DUF1266 domain-containing protein gives MKSSLQNSPGYSDIPPKRARYGLAIEYSNLAYKLFIPLCWVLFCGFSVVVIPTAGVIIAGVLDGKTLSDLVNVEVLSTPSVMLALVAWPLTLALALAFTRRVKGINLREQRAYYVKGSVPELNSEQESALRLTIVDGYNDGAWTQTLEYWPCEARLPELKRFKFLALTTNNEQRGLLEQWWGIVNAKQYHDMVTNLLEGLHSKLFFEDAQSDQKTAMVERLAGLVQLPESYIEGCLDHSSEAPAKLLWGFDLYRIIAIARSAYMAGYISEEEAWSDILKAANYSHAIFDSYEDFYNNYRLGNAFWSNDFETAREKLERWQNYNKNCRWPMRTLPWPEVCITELTPQIRDGFSTNQTAPKLGFI, from the coding sequence ATGAAGAGCAGCTTACAAAACAGTCCCGGTTATTCTGACATTCCCCCTAAGCGCGCCCGGTACGGGCTCGCCATTGAGTATTCCAATCTCGCCTATAAACTTTTTATTCCATTGTGTTGGGTACTTTTTTGTGGATTTAGCGTCGTCGTCATACCCACTGCCGGAGTAATAATCGCTGGTGTTTTAGATGGAAAAACATTATCGGACTTAGTCAATGTGGAGGTGTTATCGACGCCGTCGGTGATGCTTGCACTTGTCGCATGGCCATTAACCTTGGCGCTGGCACTCGCATTCACGCGTCGGGTTAAGGGCATCAATCTACGTGAACAGCGTGCCTACTATGTAAAAGGAAGTGTGCCCGAACTAAATAGCGAGCAAGAATCCGCATTAAGGCTAACCATTGTTGACGGGTACAATGACGGCGCCTGGACTCAAACGCTCGAGTATTGGCCGTGTGAGGCTCGCCTGCCGGAGTTAAAGCGCTTCAAGTTTTTAGCGCTAACTACTAATAACGAGCAACGCGGGCTGCTGGAACAGTGGTGGGGTATCGTCAATGCAAAGCAGTACCACGATATGGTAACGAATCTGCTTGAAGGCCTACATTCCAAACTCTTTTTTGAGGACGCACAGAGCGACCAAAAGACCGCGATGGTGGAACGACTCGCAGGGTTGGTACAACTACCTGAATCCTACATTGAGGGCTGTCTCGACCACAGCTCAGAAGCGCCCGCAAAGTTATTGTGGGGCTTCGATCTCTACCGAATCATTGCTATTGCTCGTTCAGCCTATATGGCAGGTTATATCAGCGAGGAAGAAGCGTGGTCAGATATTCTCAAGGCTGCCAATTATTCACACGCCATCTTTGACAGCTATGAAGACTTTTACAACAACTACCGACTGGGGAACGCTTTCTGGTCAAATGATTTTGAAACTGCCCGTGAAAAGTTGGAGCGCTGGCAGAATTACAATAAAAATTGCAGGTGGCCAATGCGCACCCTTCCTTGGCCAGAGGTCTGTATCACTGAGCTGACGCCACAAATTCGTGATGGTTTTTCGACAAATCAAACGGCACCAAAGTTAGGGTTTATTTGA
- a CDS encoding 4a-hydroxytetrahydrobiopterin dehydratase has product MNDAINKLLNLNCRDYSDQPPPLNLSQIEEYRRQTPEWQYCATENELSQTFRFANYADTIKFVNIVADVAEHEDHHPEMEVSFKRCKVTFYTHTVRGVTLKDFICAAKIDHKTEHVTA; this is encoded by the coding sequence ATGAACGACGCAATCAATAAACTTCTCAATTTAAACTGCCGAGACTATTCTGATCAGCCACCGCCGCTGAACCTCTCGCAGATCGAGGAGTACCGTCGTCAAACCCCCGAATGGCAGTATTGCGCGACCGAAAATGAACTCAGCCAGACTTTTCGTTTCGCCAACTACGCCGACACCATCAAATTCGTCAACATCGTTGCCGACGTCGCCGAACACGAAGACCATCACCCAGAAATGGAAGTCAGCTTCAAACGCTGCAAAGTCACGTTCTACACACACACCGTACGCGGCGTGACCCTAAAAGACTTTATCTGCGCCGCTAAGATTGATCACAAGACTGAACATGTGACGGCGTAA
- the orn gene encoding oligoribonuclease has product MPQNPNALVWMDLEMTGLDPEKDRIIEMATIITDGDLRTIAEGPVIVIHQPQELLDGMDEWNTRTHNKTGLVTKVKTSRVTERQAEIETLDFIQRHTIKNRAPLCGNSICQDRRFLYKYMPELSEWLHYRNVDVSSFKEVARHWAPSILGGFEKRASHQALDDIKESIEELRYYRNNLILLDAN; this is encoded by the coding sequence GTGCCACAAAACCCTAATGCCTTGGTCTGGATGGACCTCGAAATGACCGGCTTAGACCCAGAGAAAGACCGAATTATTGAGATGGCGACCATCATCACCGACGGCGACCTTCGCACCATTGCGGAAGGGCCGGTGATCGTGATTCACCAACCACAAGAATTGTTAGATGGCATGGATGAATGGAATACTCGTACGCACAATAAAACCGGACTGGTCACCAAGGTGAAGACGTCCCGGGTTACGGAGCGTCAGGCAGAGATTGAAACGCTGGATTTTATTCAACGGCACACAATCAAAAACCGCGCACCACTGTGCGGCAACAGTATTTGTCAGGACCGCCGTTTTCTCTACAAGTACATGCCAGAGTTGAGCGAGTGGCTACATTACCGCAATGTGGATGTCAGCTCATTCAAAGAGGTGGCGCGTCACTGGGCGCCGAGTATTCTGGGTGGTTTTGAAAAACGTGCTAGCCATCAGGCCTTGGATGACATCAAGGAATCCATTGAGGAACTGCGCTACTACCGTAACAATTTGATTCTGCTGGATGCGAATTAA
- the rimO gene encoding 30S ribosomal protein S12 methylthiotransferase RimO: MTAPKIGFISLGCPKALVDSERILTQLRVDGYDIVPTYNDADMVVVNTCGFIDAAKKESLDTIGEALAENGKVIVTGCMGANQSDITDVHPSVLDVSGPHAYEQVVGAVKTHLPYTREYNPHLDLVPPQGIKLTPRHYAYLKISEGCNHRCSFCIIPSMRGDLVSRPANEVVAEAEGLVRSGVKELLVISQDTSAYGVDTRYRTTFHQGKPVKTKMLDLCHALADIGGDNKPWVRLHYVYPYPHVDDIIPLMAEGKILPYLDIPFQHGSPKVLKAMKRPGAIDNTLNRIKAWRDVCPDITIRSTFIVGFPGETEDDFKQLLDFIDQAQLDRVGAFTYSPVEGAPANALDGHVPEEIKEARLAQFMELQAEISTAKLAKKVGKTMDVLIDEIDEQGAVARSAADAPEIDGLVYLNDETQHQPGDIVRVTVHASDAHDLWANSVAKHD, from the coding sequence ATGACAGCACCAAAAATTGGTTTTATCAGCTTGGGATGCCCCAAAGCGTTAGTCGATTCTGAACGAATTCTGACTCAGCTCCGTGTGGACGGCTACGACATTGTGCCGACTTACAACGATGCCGACATGGTGGTGGTCAATACCTGTGGCTTTATCGACGCGGCCAAAAAGGAATCGCTGGACACCATCGGTGAAGCGCTGGCCGAGAATGGCAAAGTGATTGTCACCGGCTGCATGGGCGCCAACCAGTCGGACATTACCGATGTGCACCCGAGTGTGCTGGATGTGTCTGGCCCGCATGCGTATGAACAAGTGGTCGGCGCGGTCAAAACACACCTGCCCTACACACGCGAGTACAACCCACATCTGGACCTGGTTCCGCCACAAGGCATCAAATTAACCCCACGCCACTACGCGTATCTCAAGATTTCCGAAGGCTGCAACCACCGATGCAGCTTCTGCATTATTCCGTCAATGCGCGGTGACTTGGTTAGCCGACCAGCGAACGAGGTGGTGGCCGAAGCCGAGGGACTGGTGCGTTCTGGGGTTAAAGAATTGCTGGTGATCTCGCAAGACACCTCTGCGTATGGGGTTGATACGCGTTACCGCACCACTTTTCACCAAGGCAAACCAGTGAAGACCAAAATGCTGGATCTGTGCCATGCATTGGCGGATATTGGCGGCGACAACAAACCTTGGGTACGACTGCATTATGTGTACCCCTACCCGCACGTGGACGACATTATTCCGCTGATGGCGGAAGGCAAAATCCTGCCGTATCTGGATATTCCGTTTCAGCACGGGTCGCCTAAAGTATTGAAGGCCATGAAACGCCCAGGTGCGATTGATAATACCCTGAACCGAATTAAGGCATGGCGCGACGTTTGCCCAGACATCACCATCCGCAGCACGTTTATTGTTGGTTTTCCGGGTGAGACCGAAGATGACTTCAAGCAGCTACTGGATTTTATCGATCAGGCCCAGCTCGACCGCGTTGGCGCGTTCACTTACTCACCGGTCGAAGGCGCACCAGCCAATGCATTGGACGGTCATGTGCCGGAAGAAATCAAAGAAGCACGTCTTGCGCAGTTTATGGAGTTGCAAGCTGAGATCAGCACCGCCAAGCTGGCGAAAAAAGTCGGTAAAACCATGGATGTGCTCATCGACGAGATTGATGAGCAAGGTGCCGTTGCCCGCAGTGCCGCCGATGCGCCGGAGATTGATGGTCTGGTGTACCTGAACGATGAAACGCAGCACCAGCCAGGCGACATCGTACGCGTAACGGTACACGCCAGCGACGCGCATGACCTATGGGCCAACAGCGTTGCCAAACACGACTAA
- a CDS encoding phosphoribulokinase — protein MASLSDPIRQAVRQHIAQHQLPPEFFATVETFYLPLAEGLANSTVDGKCFLLGVQGSQGSGKSTCADFLKLLLTEVFGKRVLVASIDDFYLTRAERQVLSDTVHPLFITRGVPGTHAVTMIQQMFDNAAGDQAFRVPVFDKSIDDRAPQDQWQQVQGPFDVVILEGWCVGIGPQTPEALQEPINELERQDDPDGVWRAYVNNASASDYADLYARLDALVALQAPSFDCVYGWRLLQEQKMIARLVLEGRDASQAQTPAQIERFISHYQRLTEHALATMPAQADWLLELNAQHGFKSLRGPQ, from the coding sequence ATGGCTTCTCTCAGTGACCCCATCCGACAGGCTGTCAGACAACATATTGCTCAACACCAGCTGCCACCCGAATTCTTTGCCACCGTCGAAACGTTTTACCTACCGCTCGCTGAAGGGCTTGCCAACAGCACGGTGGATGGCAAATGTTTTTTACTCGGAGTGCAAGGTTCGCAAGGCAGTGGCAAGAGTACCTGCGCAGATTTTCTCAAACTGCTGCTAACTGAGGTGTTTGGCAAGCGTGTGCTGGTCGCCTCGATTGATGATTTTTATCTTACCCGCGCTGAACGCCAGGTGTTGAGTGACACGGTGCATCCGTTGTTTATTACCCGAGGCGTGCCCGGAACCCATGCGGTAACGATGATCCAGCAGATGTTCGACAACGCTGCTGGGGATCAGGCATTTCGGGTGCCTGTGTTCGATAAATCCATTGATGATCGCGCACCGCAAGACCAGTGGCAACAAGTCCAAGGCCCGTTCGATGTGGTCATTCTGGAAGGCTGGTGCGTGGGCATTGGGCCGCAAACGCCCGAGGCTTTGCAAGAACCCATTAATGAACTGGAGCGGCAGGATGACCCCGATGGCGTCTGGCGCGCCTACGTCAACAATGCATCCGCGAGTGATTACGCCGATCTGTATGCGCGTCTGGATGCGCTGGTCGCATTGCAAGCGCCGAGCTTTGATTGCGTGTATGGCTGGCGATTATTACAGGAGCAAAAGATGATTGCGCGTCTGGTGCTTGAAGGGCGCGATGCGTCGCAAGCGCAAACCCCAGCCCAGATCGAACGTTTTATTTCACATTATCAACGGCTTACCGAACACGCGCTCGCCACCATGCCGGCCCAAGCTGATTGGTTGCTGGAATTGAATGCCCAACATGGCTTTAAGTCGCTACGGGGGCCACAATGA
- a CDS encoding HAD-IIB family hydrolase, producing the protein MSTRLIVSTDLDGTLLDHHTYSFDAALPALALCAQQDVPVLLNTSKTLAEVITLQQAIGLSTPLITENGSALTVMGEANIAIEADSNGPKVVTKNGMTSYVFGVTRERILSFINAVRRDTDWQFVGFNDWSVAEIAEHTGLSLEAAEQAAQKQYSEPIVWQGSDEELVQFEAQVQAAGFSLLKGGRFYHIQGQTDKAKPLLWLKTVPQLLWPDSDGNSTPKLICLGDNHNDVAMLNVADFPVCVRSPVADFPPLSSDHPVLYTQGLGPIGWNEAMHQLLTT; encoded by the coding sequence ATGAGTACGCGCTTGATAGTCTCCACCGATCTGGACGGTACTTTACTCGATCACCACACTTACAGCTTCGACGCCGCGCTCCCTGCGTTAGCACTGTGCGCGCAGCAAGATGTACCGGTACTGTTGAATACCAGCAAAACCTTGGCCGAGGTCATCACACTACAGCAGGCAATCGGTCTGTCGACCCCATTGATCACAGAAAACGGCAGTGCGTTGACGGTGATGGGTGAGGCAAATATCGCCATCGAGGCAGACTCGAACGGACCCAAAGTGGTGACCAAAAATGGCATGACCTCGTATGTTTTCGGTGTCACGCGAGAGCGAATTTTGTCCTTCATCAATGCTGTACGCCGCGATACCGACTGGCAATTCGTCGGCTTCAACGACTGGAGCGTGGCCGAGATCGCTGAGCACACCGGCTTGTCCCTAGAAGCTGCGGAGCAAGCCGCACAAAAACAGTATTCCGAGCCGATTGTGTGGCAGGGGAGTGACGAGGAACTCGTGCAATTTGAAGCACAGGTGCAAGCCGCTGGCTTTTCGTTGTTAAAGGGCGGTCGCTTCTACCATATTCAGGGGCAAACCGACAAAGCCAAACCGCTGTTGTGGTTAAAAACCGTGCCGCAGTTGCTGTGGCCCGATAGCGATGGAAATTCAACGCCGAAGTTGATATGTTTAGGTGATAACCACAACGACGTGGCTATGCTCAACGTTGCTGATTTTCCCGTTTGCGTGCGCTCGCCGGTCGCAGACTTCCCGCCGTTATCCTCCGACCATCCCGTGCTGTATACCCAAGGCCTGGGTCCCATCGGCTGGAACGAAGCAATGCACCAACTACTAACCACTTAA